In Felis catus isolate Fca126 chromosome B1, F.catus_Fca126_mat1.0, whole genome shotgun sequence, the sequence ATCAGTATTAACTAATGTATTTCTCACTTATTCAGAGTCATTATATGGATATAGAAGAACATAAATATTCTAAACAAAAGAATTACATTTATGGTTCTACCCACTAGGGGTATGGTTTCTTCTACAGGGCAATGAAGccacttaaataaatgaaatattcagaatcTCCCCCTCCACTCTGAAATGTTTCTTTGGTTATTAAAGCCATTCATCATATGGGCAGGGCAATCgctgaaatgatttttatatgcAAAATCCAACTATTTGAATGTCTAGGATTGCCTTGAAATACTAAAACaagaactccccccccccaaaaaaaaacaaaacatgcccTAAAACAAAGTAAGAAAACCAGTCTGAAAATagtacagggggaaaaaaatcaggattAAATTCTAGATCACCAAACGGAATTTGggctaaatacacattttaaatataaagccaATACAGGGAATATGCCATAATCTAAAGATTTATTTACCATGCAGGAAAGAAAATTCACGCATGCTACAAATGATAAAAACTGCATATAcgtcatataattttatttttacctttaattcGATGGTTTATCTCCCACTGCTCATGCCTCTGTCTTCATAAATGGTGATTTCAATCTAAACAGCATGGCTGTTAAGAAAACACACTGTAGAGTGGAACATATAAAAGGGGACCATGGCAAGACAGTGTGTGTGATCTGTGCACTTTGCTGTCAATTcgctttgctcatttttaaattattaaggaTTTCTCCTACCCAAGTTAAACATGATGCTTTCTCCATCTTGCCAAAATCTTCAAGAAATGTAACTGCCTGCAGTACTCCACATGTCCTCCCTCTCAAacactgattatttattttttgaagaaagaaaaaaaaaattctggaaaaagatGCTATAGTGTAGAAGCTAGAGGGTTCTTGGCTGAGAACTGAAGGAGGTAATGAATTCAGGGGTTCAAAATGCCCTGAAATTATTTGCTAACTTTTTCCTGGGAGAGGGTTCATGACCTCtaaaagtttaagaaccactgctgtGGAAGATAATAAAACTGCTGAAATTATTATCAGCTGGAAGGCCTGGGATTATCTGacctaggtttttaaaaaaatttattttactcattACTCCCGTTATCAAGTTAAATTAGTTTTCTTGCAATTTTATTTACCAAATTCACTTAGTGAGTTTCAAAGCTTACTGCCTctaaaaatatgcacagtatgtcAAAGGTAATGAAATGATACATCTGGCAGCTGTAACTGATTTCAACTAGTCAGATGAACCCCCATGGAACTGCAATTCATTTGGATGACAAGTCTCACCACACATTATGAGTTTATGCATTTCAAAGAGGCTATAGGTTCAGAGTTTCTGCAGCTGAAATGCATTACTCATACCACCCCCATTATTACTACAAGATGCCCTCAGAACCACCAAGAAAGACGGTAACCAGAATATTAAACAATCCAGAGACCTGCACAATTGCAAAGGAAGGAGACttgctttaagaaaaatgttgGAGACAAGAGGCTTATGGTAGGTATGCAATTCACACAGAAGATTCCTagggcaaataaacacatgagaaaGGAGTTAAATTCTCTCCAGGTGATGCCCAAGAGTACTgtcaaaattttccttttatagataTTTAGACCTTATGATCTGGACTAAAAAGATACAACTCGAAGTCCTCTCTCAATGGGATCTGTCAGGAGGAGGCCTTGGGGAGCATATATCTTCTCATTCTGCTCTTGAATGTATTTGGACACTTTCTTCAGAACCTGACAGAAAAGAAACACCACAGCTTTTTATGTCATCATCAGATTTTACCTTAGGTAGCAGCTGGATCTCCAAATACTCAGGCAGTGGAATTAGTTTTCAAAACCAGAAATAGATATTCATATGGAGGGATACAGCTCTGAGTATGTGGCACACACCAGTTGTACACAACATTCAGCACAGTTTGATGGACTCGGCGAGTCACAAGTTATCTTCAATACGGTGAAAGTGCAAATGCACACAAAAGCATGAGTGCcggctcctcctccctgccccctgtcGTCTCAATCCTGGATACAGAGAAATAAGTGGATGCTCACATACACAAAAGTTAGTTGTACttttccctttcccactcatAATGTGTTGTCAGTGTGATACCTTCTAATACCAAGAGTAGTTCTTGGCCTTCCGTCCCCTTTAACACTGAAGAACTGCTGTTTCTcttgtttgtatgttttcatcAATTTTAAGTAATGATACAAAGTTGGCCCATAACAAAAGATAGAAGATAGCCCAGTTAGTTTAAAACGGAaaagtttatttcctttgtaaaGCACGTGACTGTCAGTGGCTATGGAGTTTCTGATGACAAGTGTCTTCCATCATTTCCGTGTCTGCATATAGTGCTACTCTGTAGTTTGCTCTTGTGTCCTTGATGGGAACTTCAATTTATAAGTTTAGCATTAAGGTTGTAAAAGTCAAAGCAAATGCAGACAAAAACCAGATAGGATACAAAGGAACTTCTGGAAATTGCCAAATCTCCAGCTTTAATAAGGGCAATTTTGAGACCGATAAGCTAggggaaaataaatcttaaaagttataTACAAAATCAAAGAgttacatgttttatttcagaTTCAAAGTCATCATAATAACCCTTTTTTTGGCTCTAATGTTCAAAAAGGCTTTGATCCAGTTCtttaattactatatattttcttaaattcatacTACCAGAATACAATAAAGTCACAGATAAGCGCAATCACAacataaaggggaaaaagaactGTATGAAAATagttggaaattaagaaacaatttaaGAGTGGGTCTACAATGCACCGGGGCAAACTAACAAAATTAGGATGCTACAATTTAGGTACTTTCGTATAAATtgatttagaatttaaaacactAGGTAGTCTGTATAGTGGATTTTCTTACTGAaggaaagtgaaatttaaataaattcattcaagTTACATCTTTGGGAATACTACAATCTCATGTTCTAAAAGAGCATGATATCATTAAAAGAGCAGTCTGCAGGGTTAAGTAGTGAATTAAGAATACCACCActtctggggcagctgggtggctcagtcggttaagtgtctgacttcggttcaggtcatgatcttgcagtttgtgggttcgagccctgcatctgtctctgtgctgacaactcagagcctgaagcctgcttcacattctgtctccctcactctctgcccctccacaactcatgctctctctcaaaaaataaacattaaaagaaaaaacttaaaaaataccacttctaaagaatttttttttttttttttttttttacctaattacCTGAAGTAATGCAAATATCATTCTATTTTCAACTCAAAAAGAACCTGAGTAATGCTTGGTCTTTATGGGCAAAAAAAAACTTAGGTACTTTTTATCAGTTTATCAATCATGCTAAAATAACAAATGTAAGGAAGTAGCCCATAAAGGTGCCCAAGTCAGGACTCTCAATCTTCTGTCCAATTTCTTTCCCAGCTTATCTGACAGAACTGGAAATTGGAGAGTCGGTGTACCCTGACTCCAGTACCTTTACACTAGGGGGTGGCAGTCAGAAAAGCGTCTGCATGGCTGGTTGCAAAGAAAGGATTCCTTCAGAACAGCTTTCCTCCCTCACTCCTTGGGCACAGGTTATGGGCAAAGAAATAGCATGCCTTTATTTGATTCAAGCATTAACTTTGATGTgcaaagtttttacttaaattttaataacattcatGTGCACTTAGGTATCagttcagaaacaaaacaatgtcTTCTTTTTGCATAAGCTCCAAATCCTCTTAATATTGCTCTGGGGAAGGCAGGACTGTCTTAGTCTCTTCAGCAACAAGAAAGCTTTAACATGAGTAAACTCACACTGCGTCCCAGGCAGGACAAATCAGCATGCTCACTCCTAGGAAGCTTTATGTTGACATTTTGCtcacagtttattatttttggtaaatcaatgtcaaaacaaacaagaatattGGACAAAATTATCTGTTATCCTCAAGCCCTCAACAAAACCTCAATCTGTGTAATATTTACAAAGCTGAAGACAATCCAACCTCAGCAAAGACTATTTATTATCCTCCTTGAGAATATTAAACTGGAGAAAGCCTCAAGAAGAAATACAGACCTTTAAGAAAAACTATCCTAAGTGCGGCTAAGCAAGAACAGCAGGATCTtagtattttcagaaaatatctaAGTTCCTTCTAATTTGTTCCTTTTACAGATTACAGCACATAAGCAGAAAGGATGTTATGAACCAGGCAGACAGCTACTGCGAGGAGAAGCTTCTACAAGCCCATTTGTTCCCCAATTATAATGGGCAGCAACAATAGAGAAATAACACTGAagtctttatcttcattttaaatcaataaatagcacattacaggggaaaaaaagcatgattGTTCTAGTGAGTTTTAAAAGGCTTATTtacaatttcaaaaaatttaaccCACATGACAAAGCGTAAGTACTATTATATTAGGCTTTCTGTTTGTAGGTTAAAAATTTTAgcctttaaaacaataaagactAAATGACTCAAGCCTGTCCTttcataaagtagaaaataatagCACAGAAATTCCTAAGGGACaaactggagggagggagaaggcagcttTTCTTacacttttatcattttatcaaaactacaaatatacatttaaaatttttcttttgaaagtataAATACATTATATCTTAATTAGGACCATTCCAGCTGTTCACTTTGCGTGATCTAGTTATTCATTGTCCAGTAAAATCACCTACTTAAAACATGTAGCCACActttaaattttggtttcttgACTAATTTTATTTGGTCTTTACTTGCTTTATAAAACCCCGTAAAAAGAAACTTTGGTTAGACATATAAAGTAGTGCCTTCTATATTGCCTATGAACctaagtgaaaacatatattaGGATCAATATATTTCCACTTTATTTCTGATACTGAGAACTGCCTTTCAAGACTAGTAATtaaagggatatatatatatatatatatatatatatatatattaattttaattaattaatttttagtaggctctgcacccaatgtgggacttgaactcacaaccctgagatcaagagttgcatgctctaccaactgagccaggcaggtgcccccagTCAAAGGGATTTTAATTAAAAGCTACCAAATGTTTTAGCAGCTAAATAAGCCAGCAGCTGCTAAAAAAGATTactcatatttgaaaaaaaattgtatatgagTTCACAAATACCTGATTAaatcatgtatgtgtgtatatatgtaaacactTAAAGttagtgtatgtgtatatatgtagataCACTAAATtctcacttattttaaaattttatttttataataatatctctatttttattttattttagagatagagagcacatgcacacacttgtgCAAGGGAGAGGgccacagggagagagggagagagagaaagagagagagagagaatgagagaatcttaagccaaCTCCACGTTCACTGCAGAGctcaacctggggctcgatcccacaaccctaggatcatggtctgagccaaaatccagagtcagatgctcaaccgagtcacccggGTAcctcttaaagattttatttttaagtaatcttcacacccaacgtggagctcgaactcgcagccccaagatcaagagtcattcgctctactgactgatccagccaggtgccccttatatttATCTTAAGAAAACACTATTTATTATTAAGCATCTACCATATGTAAGACAATACATTAATTCTAatacccattttatagttgaaagAATTCAGATTAATTTGTCCATGATCCTATAATTAGTGAATGACTTGGCTGGAACCCAATTACCCATTTCTTTTTACAACTGACATTAGAAGGAGGTTTCTGTATCTATTTCAGTAAATGCACATGGATAAATAAAAGTTAACTGAAATCGTATCAACAAATGTGAAATGTAGTGAAATGACAACTCTACTAGGCTTGAACAAAATACTCTCTCTGGAGGATGTAATTCTACTTTAAATTGGCAATATTACATACTTCTTTAAATGACCATCCCCGGATGACCTAGTTTCTATCCATATGAATTCAGCCTTACCCTCCCCTCCTACATCCAGCTTCTCATTCAATCTTGGTTCTACTATCAACATATTCCTTGAATTTGTTCacttccttctatctctactgCTCTGTTCCCTGTCCAAGCTATCGTCATCTCTTGTCTGGATTTCTACGGAGCATTGTACCTGGTTTCCCTACTTccacttttgtatcttttttaccCTCCAGAGCaaagaaattgctttaaaatgaaaatctgatcaTATCACTCTCCTGCTTAAGACCTTGAAATAGCTTCCCCCCTGCACTGAAAATAAAGTCTGAACATCTTTCCATGGACTACACACTCCTACATGACACAGCTCCTTCCTTACCTCTCCAAATTCACCTACAGCCCCTCTCTTCCACACTGGCCTTCTTACAATTCCCAGGACCCATCATGCTCTCTGGGCCTTTTTATTTACCATCTCTCTGCCTGAATGGTCTGGACGATTTGTAGCCTTCACTTAGCAGCTTAAATGTTACCATTTCAGTGGCCTTTTCTGACCACACAATCTAAATTAGGTCTCTCCTATTATTTTCTATCATGGGAAAGTTTGTTTTCTTCAAGACGTTTATTGCCATTAATAATTTGGTTGGTTCTGTTTCCTTAACATCAGTTGTTACCACTAAATTATAAATACTACAAGGTCAGTAACCATGTTTGTCCTATTCCATTATATCCCCTGTGCATTGTTTAGCACGTAGTAGGCTTtcgataaatatttatcaaatgaatgaaACCCTTGTCCCTTCACTCAGCAAGTGTACTATTAAAGAGAAGCTGCTAAGACAAAACACAGACTGAAAGCTGATACTGATCCTTTACAACTTCtgattttgaatattaaacaGGAATGAAAGTTGGCTGCTTCTCTGTataatatggagaaaaatataacaaCTAATTAAGTTATTTAGATATACCCTTTTTAGTAACACTAACACAATTCATGTCAGGATGCTAATGAATATGGCAGCATCTCCAGCCAGTAACTCACAAAAATAATTTAGCTGCAACTCTCTGCTCTCTACTACACAGAGTGCAAGACAATCACGGGGACAGTTCTGTTGTGTGGGGTTTAGTACAGATACCTGTATAGCATTTCAGTTGCTAAACATGCTCAAAATTAAATGATGTATTAGGGGTTTACTCTGATTGGCTTAaattcattcaatacatattcAGTGAGCACCTAATGCACCCAGGGCATGGTGTTATGCATGAAGAGGGACACAAAACAGTTAAGGCACTGTCCTTGACCTCaagaaaaatacatacttaaaGGGCAAATAAGAAAGCAAACTGCTACATTCAAAAGTCCAGAGAGGTAAGTGCCAGGaaagagacataaataaaatGCGGGGATACATAGGTCAGAAAGATACTAATTACAAGAGTAAGGAAAGGTTACAGGACAGAGGCACCTAAGGGTTTGGTGAGACTTGAACACAGGGAGAGTGGCACTATAGGTGGAGGAAAACCTAGTGGGGTATGCTTGGTGCCCAGCGAGGAAGCGGGTGTGGCCAAAAGATACAGTGAGAAAGGGGCGGGAGAAAGCTGGAAAGGGAGGCCTGAGGTCAGTTGGAGAAAGGGCTTGAGCTTTACTCACTGGCAGTGAATGGGAAGCCAGGAGAGGCCTCCGAATTTATAGGAGTGCTAGAGGAAGAAATGCAGTGTCCATGAAGGCAGCAATAGATGGTTTGGACaagtaaaagaatggaagaaatgaaACTCATCACACTATTTCGACAGTCTAAGAGGTAATAAGGGCGTACATTAGAAAAGTGGCAGAAGAAATCATGAAAAGTTAATGAATGGGAAAATGGCAGATATTTCAGTCTTTGACAACTGATaaatttttccctcttcttcatcCCCCACACCTAAAGATGGTACTGAAAAAGGAAGGGTGTTATTAAACAAAATGGGGAGGCGTGAGGTTTGCCTTTTGGACATCTACATTGAGAAGCTGGCACCTCCAGGTCTAGCAGGCAGTtgcaaagagaagagaagaactCAAGCTGGAGGATAAGACTGAAGACAGAGActtgggaaaaaaagtaaaaggattcTCAAAAAGCTAGATAGAATGAGAATACAGATCTTCTACAATCTTAAGCGTAAGTCAATTTGAACATTGGTATGTCAACTCTATGTTAACAGATGAATTTTGACTGGTTTCTGAAGACTCAGGAATCTCTACTATGTGCTCTCTACACAGGAGCAATGACAgaatttgaattattattataaatgccCCTTGAAATTTTATGGCAACTGTTACCATGTAAACATGAATATATCAATTCACcctttttatgattttaagaGATTTTGTGAAAACAAAGGTTGGCTCACCTTCTCATAATGAGTTTCCATGCATAAGAAGATGGTGTAGGCTGTTAGGCAAGCCAAACAGCCTTCAAGATATGATTGGCCCCCAAGCTTCTCTGCTTCTGCATAAAGGTTATTTAGAGTTCGAACTGTTTCTTCAAACTGCTGCCTATCAATCTGtatggaaaaaagaatttaaagtaagtTTTGGAAAAAAGATCAGCCACTCACTAATGCTGGCTATCACTAATTGATTCTGCTGTTCTGTCAACATTCTTATCTAATAGTTGGCAAACCTCCTGGATGATTAAATCAGGACCTATGTTACTGAAActgcttaggtttttttttttttttaaatcttatccGTCTTATGGACACTGGATATCTTCAAGGCTCAGTATGGTGTCTCTTTATTCTCTATACTGAGTTTCAAGTAacttaataaaattatacaatcCTTCCATTTTCCATTCACTTATattcacatttactgagcacctatcatCAGATGTTAGGACAGGCCTTTGAGGAAGATGAACAAGACACTCAGTCCTCCAGGAGTTGACAAGTCATGTAAGCAGAACAGGTATGTAAACATAAAGACATAATAAATTGACAAAGTACTACAGTGGGCACATATATAAAGTATGGCGGGAGcacaaaaggaaggagaagttCTCTTTATCTGGAAAGAACAGgtaatctttttattgttttaaagttatttttaatctaaattccagttagttaacatacaatgtaatattggtttccggtgtacaacatagtgattcaacacttccatacatcacttggtgctcatcacaagtgcattccttactCTCCATCACCTGTAAGTTGGTTTGCCTCTCTAAGAGCAGGTAATCTTAAATTGAATCCCTAAACACCGGAATTTACTAAAAGCTCACACTGAACAAGGCAAAATCTCAAACTATCACACAATTCTTCACACCAAGTCATTCCTGTTACCCTTCTATTCAGTGACACCATTATCCTACATTGACCCTATTACTACCATTGTCTTCCATTTTCACTCTAATCATCTGCTTTCACTTTCTTCTGCTAACAGTACTTTCACATCTCAGTGCTCTACCCTAGGATTTTCATCCCATTAGTAGAGTATTTCATGCCACACTATCATTCTTGGCAACAAAGGACAACTTATCTGTCCTTACTATAGGGCCCCTCTCACACAAACTCCCTTATTCCTGAAACGAGTAGAGTAACTCCTTACATATGAATTCTCTCCTTTATGAAGTCTATACATATAGACTCAGAAAAAAGTCAAAGGACTTCAATATACAGTTTGAGACAAAACAGTCCCAcgaacataattttttaaaatgtaaaacaatttatGGTCATCATCCTTAAGCTATTAAAACCCTTTAGGTTAGAGGCAGTTGTGATCATTGTTTTGTTCTGCGTGTGGAAAAACTGTGAGGATGCG encodes:
- the GOLGA7 gene encoding golgin subfamily A member 7 isoform X3, whose amino-acid sequence is MRPQQAPVSGKVFIQRDYSSGTRCQFQTKFPAELENRIDRQQFEETVRTLNNLYAEAEKLGGQSYLEGCLACLTAYTIFLCMETHYEKVLKKVSKYIQEQNEKIYAPQGLLLTDPIERGLRVFRLKSPFMKTEA
- the GOLGA7 gene encoding golgin subfamily A member 7 isoform X2, producing MRPQQAPVSGKVFIQRDYSSGTRCQFQTKFPAELENRIDRQQFEETVRTLNNLYAEAEKLGGQSYLEGCLACLTAYTIFLCMETHYEKVLKKVSKYIQEQNEKIYAPQGLLLTDPIERGLRVIEITIYEDRGMSSGR